Proteins encoded within one genomic window of Cytophagales bacterium:
- a CDS encoding SusC/RagA family TonB-linked outer membrane protein, producing MKNMYLGLRAANLWNTMRYSVIVLLIGLCSTTAFGQNRTVTGSITDDTGEGLPGVNVVLKGTSTGSVTDINGGYSIAIDGNNATLVISAIGFATQEVAVGARSVVDVQLEVDVEELEEVVVTGYSVDQRRKTPGSVSTIKAEDLRAQPSGNVEQQLQGRVAGVTVITNGQPGTTSQVRVRGYGALGGNAPLYIVDGVPVGSIDWLSPDDIASTTVLKDATAASIYGARAAGGVIVYTTHQGKKGKKELTVTYNGMSGVTTPGNGPDMLNPQEQADWTWAAIRNAARNAGETPSFNHPQYGTGDSPVLPDYLLVGPNSGVTGTVNLAAEAANYNIDPDAGGIYQVVRANRAGTDWYDAITRTGNINRHSIGIQGGGEGSRYYVGIGLQDQQGIVLHQRFQRANFRVNSEFDLLPDGKLSIGENIQMTYRSTRNIFGAGGGSGSSDDENVILSAQRMSPIIPVFDEFGGYAGTAAQGFNNPRNPVAQLDGSRNDRGFSTQAFGNVYLKFEPVENLVFKTSFGGQYFGVQFRGYTRRQYENSENNSSFGFNQGAQIFSNWVVTNTLQYEIEFGEHRIKALAGQEALNAGTFRQINGSGINPFSQNPDFVSLSNVQSPVVNGSHSSGVNFSSYFGKVTYDLMDKYIIDLVVRRDGSSRFGAANRYGTFPAVSVAWRLSDEPFMQGVTWLSDLKLRGGYGIIGNSNNVDPNNQFSLFGTNLGSSSYDIAGSNSGAAAGFFRSRIGNPNAKWERAVTSNFGIDALFFDDKLDFGIEFWRKDTEDLLFTVPVTVQAGEFASAPSVNVGEMRNTGIDLTIINKGNINGDIGYEITVNGGFLTNEIRAFAPGIDFIEDGSLDYRGIRATRNAVGQSISSFFGYDVQGIFRDDAEVASAATQAGAAPGRFRFRDVDGDGEITTEDRVFLGSPVPDFTGGLTAKFNWKGFDLEIYSFLSVGNEIYNISKTFTHLYPLFPGAAISSDVKDSWTFDNPSGDIPLFENVSNFSTNTQSNSFYVEDGSYFRIQNLTLGYNLPASLINTWGLSKIRVTGSVNNLLTITGYDGLDPSVGGNADVNFGIDLGNFPITRSFTFGVQATF from the coding sequence ATGAAGAACATGTACTTAGGTCTAAGAGCAGCCAATCTTTGGAACACCATGCGTTACTCGGTGATTGTGCTACTCATTGGCTTGTGTTCGACGACAGCCTTTGGCCAGAATCGAACAGTAACGGGCAGTATCACCGATGATACAGGTGAAGGGCTCCCCGGTGTGAACGTGGTGTTAAAAGGAACATCAACAGGTTCGGTTACTGATATCAACGGAGGTTATTCCATCGCAATAGATGGCAATAATGCTACATTGGTGATCAGTGCGATTGGTTTTGCTACTCAGGAAGTTGCCGTAGGTGCGCGATCCGTAGTAGATGTGCAGTTGGAAGTAGACGTTGAGGAGTTGGAAGAAGTAGTAGTGACTGGATACTCTGTGGACCAAAGAAGGAAAACACCAGGTTCTGTTTCTACTATCAAAGCGGAAGATCTTAGAGCACAACCTTCCGGAAACGTGGAGCAGCAATTGCAAGGACGTGTTGCTGGTGTGACGGTAATTACGAACGGACAGCCTGGAACAACCAGTCAGGTTCGTGTACGTGGTTATGGCGCACTAGGTGGAAATGCTCCTCTCTATATTGTTGATGGGGTGCCAGTAGGTTCTATCGATTGGTTGTCTCCTGACGATATTGCTTCTACTACCGTATTGAAAGATGCAACTGCCGCTTCTATCTATGGAGCACGTGCAGCTGGTGGGGTAATTGTTTACACGACTCATCAGGGTAAAAAAGGTAAGAAGGAATTGACGGTTACCTACAATGGCATGTCTGGTGTTACCACACCTGGTAATGGTCCTGATATGTTGAATCCACAGGAACAGGCAGACTGGACCTGGGCGGCAATCAGAAACGCTGCGAGAAATGCTGGCGAAACACCTTCTTTCAACCATCCTCAATATGGGACGGGTGATTCTCCTGTTCTTCCTGATTACCTTTTAGTAGGTCCTAATTCAGGAGTTACCGGAACAGTGAACCTGGCGGCAGAAGCGGCTAACTATAACATCGATCCTGATGCAGGAGGAATTTATCAAGTAGTTAGAGCCAACAGAGCGGGTACTGACTGGTATGATGCCATTACTCGTACGGGTAATATCAACCGTCACAGCATTGGAATCCAGGGTGGTGGCGAAGGTAGCCGTTACTATGTTGGTATTGGACTTCAGGATCAGCAAGGTATTGTACTACACCAGAGATTCCAGCGTGCTAATTTCCGTGTGAACTCCGAGTTCGATCTTCTTCCTGATGGAAAACTGAGCATTGGAGAAAACATCCAAATGACCTATCGATCTACTCGAAACATCTTTGGTGCTGGTGGTGGTTCAGGTTCATCTGATGATGAGAACGTGATTCTTTCAGCACAAAGAATGTCACCGATCATTCCTGTGTTTGATGAGTTTGGTGGATATGCGGGTACAGCGGCGCAAGGTTTTAACAACCCTAGAAACCCTGTAGCTCAATTAGACGGAAGCCGAAACGACCGTGGTTTCTCTACACAAGCATTTGGTAATGTTTACTTGAAGTTCGAGCCTGTTGAAAACCTGGTGTTCAAGACCAGCTTTGGTGGACAGTATTTCGGTGTTCAATTCAGAGGTTACACCAGAAGACAATATGAGAACTCAGAGAATAACTCATCTTTTGGTTTCAACCAGGGAGCTCAGATCTTCTCCAACTGGGTAGTGACCAATACTTTGCAATATGAAATTGAATTCGGTGAGCATCGAATCAAGGCATTGGCAGGTCAGGAAGCATTGAATGCTGGAACATTCAGACAGATCAATGGTTCTGGTATCAATCCGTTCTCTCAGAACCCGGATTTCGTTTCCTTGTCAAACGTTCAGTCTCCGGTAGTAAATGGTAGCCACTCTTCAGGAGTGAACTTCTCTTCTTACTTTGGTAAAGTGACGTATGACTTGATGGATAAGTACATCATTGACCTGGTAGTACGTCGTGATGGTTCTTCTCGTTTTGGAGCTGCTAACAGATACGGTACATTCCCTGCAGTTTCAGTTGCCTGGAGACTCTCTGATGAGCCTTTTATGCAAGGTGTAACCTGGTTAAGTGATTTGAAACTTAGAGGAGGATACGGAATCATCGGTAACTCCAACAACGTAGATCCTAATAACCAGTTCAGCCTGTTTGGAACGAACCTGGGCTCGTCAAGTTATGATATTGCTGGTTCTAACTCTGGAGCAGCTGCCGGATTCTTCCGATCAAGAATTGGTAACCCTAACGCGAAATGGGAAAGAGCAGTTACCTCAAACTTTGGTATTGATGCCTTGTTCTTCGATGATAAACTCGATTTCGGTATCGAATTCTGGAGAAAAGACACAGAAGATTTGTTGTTCACAGTTCCTGTAACAGTTCAAGCGGGTGAATTTGCAAGTGCACCTTCTGTGAACGTTGGTGAAATGAGAAACACAGGTATTGATTTGACCATTATCAACAAGGGTAATATCAATGGCGATATCGGGTATGAAATAACTGTTAACGGAGGTTTCCTTACCAATGAGATCAGAGCATTTGCTCCAGGTATCGACTTCATCGAAGACGGTAGTTTAGATTATCGAGGAATTCGTGCAACAAGAAATGCTGTTGGACAGTCTATCTCTTCATTCTTCGGATATGATGTTCAAGGTATTTTCCGTGACGATGCTGAGGTAGCTAGCGCTGCAACTCAGGCTGGTGCTGCTCCTGGACGTTTCCGATTCCGTGATGTCGATGGTGATGGAGAAATCACCACTGAAGACCGGGTATTCCTTGGAAGCCCAGTTCCTGATTTCACTGGCGGTCTTACTGCTAAGTTCAACTGGAAAGGATTCGATCTTGAGATTTATTCATTCTTATCTGTAGGAAATGAGATTTACAATATCTCTAAGACTTTTACTCACCTATATCCTTTGTTCCCAGGTGCTGCGATCAGCTCTGATGTGAAGGATTCATGGACGTTTGATAATCCTTCAGGGGACATTCCTTTGTTTGAAAACGTATCAAACTTCAGTACAAATACCCAGTCTAACTCTTTCTACGTAGAGGATGGTTCTTACTTCCGTATTCAGAACCTTACGTTAGGTTACAATCTGCCAGCTAGTCTTATAAATACCTGGGGATTGTCTAAAATACGTGTGACTGGATCTGTCAACAACTTGTTGACTATCACCGGATACGATGGACTTGATCCAAGTGTCGGCGGGAATGCAGACGTTAACTTCGGTATTGATTTGGGTAACTTCCCTATCACTAGAAGTTTTACATTTGGTGTACAAGCAACATTTTAA
- a CDS encoding RagB/SusD family nutrient uptake outer membrane protein: MNKYKFLVVTLLTFGVVMTACKDEFLEVAPTNSLSSNELSTAAGLDGSVIGTYSVLLGRGGFYTDASNWFWGSVLGGDANKGSDPGDQSQVNEIQTYNPQTTNASIRSKYARVFEGIARANATLRLANVAEETGSASTAAITQARAEARFLRGHYYFDLKKIFNDVPYVDETWDEISPISNNTSLWPMIEADFQFAADNLPATQSQAGRANSWAARAYLGKAQLFQGNFAAARTTLNDVIANGVTANGQPYALVANYADAFRSLTDNSAESVFASQAAAGTGTINNANPGLVLNFPHGSAGPARPGGCCGFFQPSFELANSFRTGADGLPLLDGSYNDAGNALVNDFGLASGDAFTPDAGNLDPRLDHSVGRRGIPYLDWGPHPGNDWVRQASNGGPYSPKKFIYYQGGIGTENDGSSWTPGYTAVNYTIIRFADVLLMAAEAEIEVGDLNVALGYINQVRARAAASPVMLDDGSAPAATYNVAQYTAFADQAEARSAVRMERKLELSGEGHRLYDLVRWGIAASEINAFLAYESTLLSGAYTGASFTAGTNEYLPLPQSEIDLLGSDILIQNPGY, encoded by the coding sequence ATGAATAAATATAAGTTTCTAGTCGTCACTTTACTCACGTTTGGAGTGGTGATGACGGCCTGTAAGGATGAGTTTTTGGAGGTGGCGCCTACGAACTCTTTGAGTTCAAATGAGTTGTCCACTGCTGCGGGACTAGACGGTTCAGTTATTGGAACGTATAGTGTGTTGTTGGGAAGAGGCGGATTCTATACTGACGCTTCCAACTGGTTTTGGGGTTCAGTTTTGGGTGGAGATGCCAATAAGGGTTCTGATCCTGGTGACCAGTCTCAGGTAAATGAGATCCAGACATATAACCCTCAGACGACCAATGCTTCTATCAGATCGAAATATGCTCGGGTGTTCGAGGGTATCGCGAGAGCTAATGCAACGCTTCGTTTGGCGAATGTTGCTGAAGAAACTGGTTCTGCCAGTACAGCTGCAATCACTCAGGCAAGAGCTGAAGCACGTTTCTTGAGAGGTCACTATTATTTCGATTTGAAGAAAATCTTCAACGATGTACCTTATGTAGATGAGACCTGGGATGAAATTAGTCCGATCTCTAACAACACGTCGTTGTGGCCAATGATCGAAGCAGACTTCCAGTTTGCTGCAGATAATCTTCCTGCTACTCAGTCACAAGCGGGTAGAGCCAATAGCTGGGCTGCAAGAGCTTACTTGGGTAAAGCACAACTTTTCCAAGGCAATTTTGCAGCGGCCAGAACGACGTTGAACGACGTAATTGCCAATGGTGTAACTGCCAATGGTCAGCCTTACGCACTTGTAGCTAACTATGCCGATGCATTCCGTTCTTTAACGGATAATAGCGCTGAGTCTGTATTTGCCTCTCAAGCTGCTGCAGGGACAGGAACGATCAACAACGCGAACCCAGGTTTGGTATTGAACTTCCCTCACGGAAGTGCAGGACCTGCTCGACCAGGTGGATGTTGTGGATTCTTCCAGCCTAGCTTTGAGTTAGCGAACTCATTCAGAACTGGAGCAGACGGATTGCCTTTGTTGGATGGTTCTTACAACGACGCAGGTAATGCACTTGTGAATGATTTTGGTTTGGCTAGTGGGGATGCATTTACTCCTGATGCCGGTAACCTTGATCCTCGATTGGATCACTCTGTAGGAAGAAGAGGTATTCCTTACCTGGATTGGGGGCCTCACCCTGGTAATGACTGGGTACGTCAGGCATCTAATGGTGGACCATATTCTCCAAAGAAGTTCATTTACTACCAAGGTGGTATCGGAACAGAGAATGATGGTAGCTCATGGACACCTGGTTACACGGCAGTTAACTATACAATCATCCGATTTGCAGATGTATTGTTGATGGCTGCAGAAGCTGAAATTGAAGTAGGTGATTTGAATGTTGCGCTAGGTTACATCAACCAGGTAAGAGCGAGAGCTGCTGCTTCTCCTGTAATGCTTGACGATGGATCTGCTCCAGCTGCTACCTATAACGTAGCCCAGTACACTGCATTTGCAGATCAGGCTGAGGCTCGATCGGCTGTAAGAATGGAGCGTAAGCTTGAACTTTCTGGTGAAGGTCACCGTCTTTACGATTTGGTAAGATGGGGCATTGCTGCTTCTGAGATCAATGCGTTCCTGGCTTATGAAAGTACGCTTTTAAGCGGAGCATATACTGGAGCAAGCTTCACGGCTGGTACCAACGAGTATTTGCCTCTTCCACAGTCTGAGATTGATTTATTAGGGTCAGATATTCTGATTCAGAATCCTGGATACTAA